ACTGATGTGCTCCGAGTTAAACTGCGCATAGCCGCCGCCCTCCTGAGCAGACCACAGGCTTGCAAGGATGATATTGTTGCTGCCCTTATTAATACGCTGGGCCAGCTCGTCAATGCTGATAGTGATACTCATATCCCCGAAGTCTATCCACTTTCGCCCGCTTATGTCCGAATCAGTCTGTTCCATACATCGTGATCGCATGTTTTTCCGCACAGTGCGCTACAAACCACCAGCACACACCCTTTTATTCAAACCTGCTACCAAAGTGTGTTTTTTATCATTGCGCCGGATTTTTAATTTCCACGTGTGCCGGATCATGCCAATCCACCACCACATTATCTTTCGTGTCCAAACCTTGATGGGGCTGCTCCGGAACCTTAGCCACAATATTCTTGCGAGCACGCCCGGCGCGCAGTTGACGCTCGATACGTTCAGCTATCAACGTCAGCGAGTAGTTGATCGCCACCATGATGATCGCTACCACGATCAAAGAGGCGAGATAGTTGCGGTTCGTAGAGGAGGATTGAATTCCTTGACGCACCACTTCGATATAGCCGATCTGGTAACCCAGTGCCGAGTCTTTCAGCGCGATCACCATCTGCGCAATCAGCGCTGGAAGCATCGCCGCTACGGCCTGTGGCAGCAAAATGGTTCGCATGGTTTGTCCGTGGGAAAGCCCCAGCGCCTGCGCCGCTTCTGTTTGCCCCTTGGGCAGGGAAAGAATTCCTGCCCGTAAGATCTCCGCGATCACGGAACCGTTGTACAAAGTAAGCGCACAGACTACGGCGGCAAAGGCCAAGTACTTGGGTTTAAATACTCCGTAAACCGCAAACACTTGGTAGGAAAAAATAATCAACAGCAACACAGGAATGGCACGGAAGAATTCCACGATCACGGCGCTGATCCATCGCACCACTACCAGCCTAGATAACCTGCCCAAACCAAGGATCACACCAATAAGAAGCGCCAAGACTATCGACGCCGCCGCGGATTTCAACGTTCCCGCGAGGCCAGGCAGCAAGAAGGTTGTCCACGTTTCGGAGTTGGCAAACGGTGTCCACTTTTCGGCAGCGAGCTGCCCTTTGGAATTAAGTGTTGTAACTACCCAACCAACAAGCGCAATTCCAACGCCGATGGTGATGGCCGAGTACACACGGTTGCGTCGCAACGCTGCTGGACCAGGGGCGTCATAAAGCACTGTCGCACGAGGTGTCATTTCTTCACCGCTACTTTCTTCGCTACCGTTCCCAGCACTAATCCCGTAGGCAGGGTGAGAATCATAAATCCGAGGGCAAACATCCCGAAGATAAGCCACAGTTGGTCGGCATGGTTCTCAATTGTCTCTTTCATCAATAACGACGCCTCAGCTACACCAATAACTGATGCAATGGTGGTGTTTTTGATCAACGCGATCAAGGTAT
The sequence above is drawn from the Corynebacterium rouxii genome and encodes:
- a CDS encoding amino acid ABC transporter permease; protein product: MTPRATVLYDAPGPAALRRNRVYSAITIGVGIALVGWVVTTLNSKGQLAAEKWTPFANSETWTTFLLPGLAGTLKSAAASIVLALLIGVILGLGRLSRLVVVRWISAVIVEFFRAIPVLLLIIFSYQVFAVYGVFKPKYLAFAAVVCALTLYNGSVIAEILRAGILSLPKGQTEAAQALGLSHGQTMRTILLPQAVAAMLPALIAQMVIALKDSALGYQIGYIEVVRQGIQSSSTNRNYLASLIVVAIIMVAINYSLTLIAERIERQLRAGRARKNIVAKVPEQPHQGLDTKDNVVVDWHDPAHVEIKNPAQ